GTTGAAGGAGTCTCTAGGGCAAGTGCAGACTAAATCAAtaccacaaaaaaccaaaaagtaatTCTTGTGAAGGATGGAAAGTCATCTTAATTCTGCCAGTGACCAGAATGAATTAAGACAATGATTTTGCCAGCATGCTTTCAGTGCAGCTATTGTACTGAAGGAAAGACAGCTGGGCATGTTCTTATCTTTCTCCTGCTGTGTTTTGCAGATGgcaagctggggaaaaaaaacacctttctcTAATCATTTAAAATGCTGTTAGGAAGCAAAACACATTCAATGTCaagcaaagataaaaaatattaacaaagaCCCCAAAAGGCAAGATTCCTAGGATGCGGCTTTGCATGCCTTTTTCTACAAAGATATTTCAAGATACACATTTTAGCCGTGATTCAGCAGATCTTGTACAAGATCCTGCTTGTATCATCAATGGCCATGTCTTTAACACACAGCCCAGTGtgcattttctctgtgtttagCAGCCTGCCAGGGTTTGATGTGCAGCCACTCCACAACCTTTCTGCTGGGAAGAATGCGATTCCAGTGGTATGGGCAGCTGGCTAGGCAAGCCCTCCTCATGGAAACATCTGTAAAACCACACCACACCTGTGTGCTTGTTGGATGGAGGTCTAAGTGAACAATTCATTATGTTTATCATTATTCATAATTCAGCATACATCAGATGGACATGATTGTAGTAAAATTAGGGAGTTCTCAGTGTCTGGGAAATGACTGGTCTCTGACTCTATGGCTTTGGAATGCTGAACGTTCACTTCATTAAAAccatattatattacattatactatattatagaGAGATACTATACTGCATCATACTTACTTCCTGACTTCCAACTACTAAACTGAAAACCTTGTGACTCTCTGTTTGAGAGTCCCGACTTACACACGTGGATCTAATTGGTCATCTcgggtaaacaatctccagaatACATTCCACTTGCccacaaacacaggagcagtaaatgagataagaattgttttggtCATTAttttcagagggcatgtgaataccacacatgatttttctcttcagaagaTTTTTGAGTTATCCCTTGCAAGTTGGTACTTAGGTTTCAAACCAAAATTATGTCAAGGCCAAGCTTTCATGACAGTCTAAGTTCACTGAAAGCAAAGTCTTCAGTATGTTCTTAACCTCAAATCCTGTCCTTTACCAATGGTTTCTGAAAAGCTCTATCTCCTTTAGGTGAGTTATTCACGGTACATGATTGTACAAGAGGCCCTCATGCGAAGCCTAATTAGATTATCTAATCCTTTACTGGCAGCTAGAAATTTTTTCTTGAACCATGGATTATTCAGATACCACAATACTGAGCAGCACGCAAAGGCTCTCAAGCCCTCATCATCAATCTTAGGTTTCTTTctgagcaggaaaagcaaaatcaaaaacCACAAGAGCATCCGTGAGAAAGGCTGATTGAGAATTTCATTTGTATGCACAGTTTGAAGATCCAAGGACCATCTGATTTTCCTTTAGCAACAGCAAGGGCTAATTTGGTCTAATCTGTTAAATACAATACTTTGAGTCACACATATTTTAAGCCATGTTTTCCCATGCTGGCAGCAAATGAGTGTCTGCCTCTGTAGATAAGATTTTGGTTATAGCAGGGATTTGTGTGTGCCAAGATGAATTTTGAAGCACCCTGCCTTAACATCCATGTGTTGTGGAATgtgggcagtgggcagggtACTGCCCCAGGACCCAGGGGAGCCAGCTCCAGTCTGGGCTCTGTCATTGGCTTGCCAAGTGACAAAGTATgagactgttttctttcttacagGCAATTAGGAAGGGTGAGCACAGTGCTCACTGCATAATGATTATGTATTGCTATGACCATTTTTAGACCAGTGCCTCCTCAGTTAATGACGGGGGCCTACAGGCATTATAAAGTCAGCAAAGATAGCACCATAAAGGTAAATTACAAGGGTATTAATGGCATCTGCTAATATAGACTAGACCTGAGTATGAAAGCCAGATATTTTGGCCAGCAAATGGGGAATGAAAAGCTTTGTTTCAGGTAGTTAAGCATATTAAGGATATTAAGGACATTATGCAAATGGTTTGATAAATGTATCctcatttctggttttatttttaattttctggatGACATTTTCGTTTGCAAAATAATGTCTTTAGCCTATGGCGATATATGGCCAGCTTTTCATAGCTGCTCTCAATTGCATTTGGATACGTCAGAGAAACTGTAAGAGCTTCGTGTCTCTCCACCTGCCAGGGGAGAGTGGAGTCATGGCACTCTTCCAATGCTAAATGCATTTCCTGGTAGCCAAATTCACTTTCTATAAATCAGAGAGGACTGCCTGAATTATGCCCAAGACTGAGGTCATGTAGAGGACCAGAAGCCAGTTCTGAGCATCTCATTTGTGATTTGATAAAGGTTCAATGTTGAGAAGAAATAGTTGAAAGTAAATATTCTAGAGAAAACTGCCAGGTGGGTGATGGAGTAGGCTTTCTGGTCCCTAGCCACTCATCTCAGCTCAAAGTTcacagaggaggagctggggaagtGAAGCATGCTAACAAGATCTCTCCTTTCAGCTTACAAGGAAAAGATGAAGGAGCTGTCCATGCTCTCCCTGATCTGCTCCTGTTTTTACCCGGAACCTCGCAACATGAACATCTACAAATATGATGGTGAGTGATGTTTACTGGAAATCATCCTGCAGGTCAGATAATGTGCTAGTGCTGGGAAATGACTCAGTTCTCCTCCTAGTCCATGGTGTTAGTTGGCGAATATTTTGCTGATTTAACAATTTAATTGCTGGTTTGGGCTATTACTTTTTGTGGAGTGTGCAGTAGCCACGATGCTGGTTATTGCTCCTAATAGGAGCTAACTAAACTTTTCACAATAACCCTCTCCTACTGAGCTGTTCTTTCACTACTTCCCATTTGAGAATTACAGCCCTTCATAGCTGGCATAATTcccaagaaaatgaagaaaagatgaaaagatgCCTAAAAAATTAACCAGCTTGGGCATTGCTTGCAGGGGGTGTGAAATGGCACAGAACCCCAATAAGCATCCAAAATTGCTGtacatttttatctttatgAGATTAAGGTATAATTAAACTATTACAGATAAAATGGAATGTACTCCTGAGAACAGTTTTCAGCCCATAATCTGCCATTGCATTTAAAATGCCCAAGGCAACGATGCTAAATCATTTGTCTGTGCTTCTGATCCTACTCTGATATCAGTGCTGCTTCTCTCCTGAATACTGCTGGTGTATTGAAGGACTTACAATTTCCTACCTTATTGTGCAGACATGGAAGTGAAACAAATCAACAAACGTGCCTCAGGCCAGGCCTTTGAACTGATCCTAAAGCCGCCATCTCCAGTCTCAGAAGCACCACGAACTTTAGCTTCTCCAAAGAAGAAAGAACTCTCTCTTGAGGAGATCCAGAAAaagctggaggctgcagaggagaggagaaaggtatctttccttaaaaaaaaatatgttagTTATTAGACATGATTTAGTGTACAGAATAGCAGTCGAGTTTCCTGTCTGTGTGTTTTCCATTGCCATCACTGACTCGTGGTAGCCTGCATGGACAACAACCATCAATATAAAGATGGTTATAGGAATGAATGAGTTCATTGTCCTTCAGCAGCTTGCAAGCAAGCCTCACTGGTTTCTATGCTGGGGGAAGCGTGCATCACAAAATAGACATAGCTTCAGACAGGGGCCAAGTGGGCTCAGATGCACTTGCTTACAATGTGAGCATAACTAATGCTTCATTCAGGGCATCTGTAATAGTTGCTCAAAACCAGTGCAGTTATTGGGTCTGAGTTTAGGAGGTACATCTGCAATTCAAGCAGATGCTCTCTGTGCTTCCAGATCTTGACTCCTCGTAGCATAAGGCAGCTAAAATGTCTTATTTATGCAATATAGAGGAACACGCTGAATAGAGTGAGTTTGGATCATTCACATACACTTGAATGAAGACACTAGCATAGCACAGATGCTAAGAGGCATTTCTAGCAGTTTCAGTAGTGATGGAAATTGACTTTCTAGGGTTTTGCACAGACTAAGTCTTCCCCTCTTTATGATCCTACCCACAATGGTAAAGCTCTGTTTCGTAATCACTGAGTTTATCACATTGGATTTGGAAGAGTTGTTACACCTTTCTCACAAATGTTTGCACAAAGGCAGCTGGAAATACTCATTAACTGCTTATTTGACTTTCATCATGACTGATATGTTGAGGAGGTCTTCCTTTTCTCTAAGTCAGAACTAAATCaggctgctttttctttttagtttttacaaagagaaaaagacaaagttCAGATCAGATACATCAGAAGATGACAATGGGACACTCACCATAGCCAGCCTGAATTGCCAGTCTGGAAATTATCAGTGTTCTATATAAACACAGCATTGGTGCTGCGTTGCACCGTTTCAGAAAAGTCATGCCTGGCTGCAATGaccacagaaaaattaaaatttatatatattgtCCTGGTTAATTCATGTTTGTTTTTGCTGATACACAAAAGGAGAGCCACAGAAGCTCTAGGATCTTAGGGCTTTCTGTGTCCTTCACCCAGGAGATCAATGTTATTTTGAGGCAAATCAGCTTGCACAGTTAAATAGgcattaaaaaaccccttctaCCTGCCCATGGAGTCCCTTGTAGAGGgtttctgaaaatgaaacaaactttTATGTCTCTTAAGccttttatttgtcttttaaacAATGTGATTTCTTGCTAAAACTGCTGTTAACACAACTTTTCCTGATGTCGTCAAAAACATATACAGAAATTCAGGTACAGCATCTGTGCCACACTTAGCACATGGATCAGATCCAGGAAAAGCAATTTCATTCTCTTTCACTCCTGTCAGACCAGATCAGGGTCACTGCCGAGAACCTCAAGGGAATGATTGCTCTGGGGTGTGGTTTGTTACATGTCTGCTGAAGTCAGTAGATCTGGATTACTGACAGGGCTTTAAAACCCACCCTTAGTTTGGATTTGCAGTGAAACCTGAGTGTTCTGGACCTCACTAATTTGAACAATTCATCTAGATGATTACTGCAGTGCTGCTACTTCTGTCATTTTTGCTGGCTTGCTAACAGTGACTCTGTGGTTCCAGCACACACTCATTAGCACTCTCACTCCTTTCAAACAAATATTTCTGCCAGAGCATTCATTTCAGTAAGAGGACATGGCTGTGTATCAAAGGAATATCCATTTGCACTAGCACCTGGTGAAAGGGGTGAGCTCTCACTCATCCGAGTTATGATATTCCCCAAAACTCAGTCTGTGTAGGTCCTGTGTGCAGAGTACAAATGTTTGAGTACAGATACAAACAAGGAATGAAATGACAGCAATAAAAGGCCTGATATTATGCATATACTTGGTGGAAAATACAAATTGATTGTATCAGAGATTTCATTCCATTGATTTCATTACTGTTCATTTCTTCCTAAAGAAAAACTCATCATGCAATAGATTGTCAATCAGTGATAGCAATACAGACACCTGCCATTTCTTCCCCTTGATACTatattcattttaaatgaaCATATTACTGAGTTCTTTTAATAGACAAGATCCTCCACATTAGCATTGCAGCAGAAATTGCTGGGAAAGGAACAAAGAACAGAGCAAAATGTTTCTTAACATCACTGTTAAAATCCCTGGTGTTCTTACATCTTAactatttatttcatttttgccCCAAAAAAGCATAGTGCAAAGAAGGATAAAAAAGCAATTAGAGGAACAGAAAACCTTCCATAAGAATATAAATTAAGCAGTCCACTTTTCAGCTTGGAAAGAGACAACAGATGAAAGATGAACAAAAGTCATGAATGGTAATGAGAAGATGAATAAGAACAATTATATTCTATTTCACACAATCCAAAGGGGACAAAACATTCAAAGAAATCATCAGACAgaaatttcaaaaagaaataatattttcatgtgTTGTTTACTTAAGATATACTTGTTATCATAGACTGTTTAGAGActattaaaatgttatttagtTCAAAAACATAATAGCAAAATTGATAGAGCACTGCCTTGTAGGAAATTACTATGTGAATTACTTGTGACTCAGGAAATATGGAACTTGCTGACTGATGAAAGAGATTTGCTCGACTTCATCTAGAGTTTCCCTCAGCATCTTCTTCCACTTTCTGCTGCTAGACAAACCAGGCAGACTTTTTCCAAAAGCCAGCATGGCTGTTGTTATCATATTTTTCCATCTATGTACAAAGCTGCCAGGCGTGGCCATTCTAGATCACAATTTTAACTCAAATCAAGTATAACTAATGGATGAGAATTGCCTTCTTGGAAAACAAGTTGCTAACGAATTTTACGCTGCTTAGGAATTAGGTTCTGCTCTGTTAATTAGGCAGTGCTCATTAATAAATTTTCAAACTCATGAGACCATCTAGAGCAATACATGCACTTCAGCACTGTCCTGCTTAGGCTTTTTCCAGTTTGACATTCTTGTTTATTTCCTTGTAAGCTTTCACAGgactcctttccttttctccccttttttctctACCTCACCTGACAGTCATGACCTCATACTCTCAGAGAGTTTCACCTGaggcattttttattttttgcattacACAGCAAAGCCCATTTGGGCTAGTTACAGATTAGTCCTTTCCATTTATAGAATTCTCTTTACAGCATGTCAttattatccttttttttttttttttttggcatatGTGTGCTATATTTTCCTACCTTGGTGGATAatcagaaaaatcttttaatcCTTTTCAGTTAAGAAATTAGAGCACTGTGACATTGTATGCAGCAGAAGTTTTTCTTACAGAATATTTAACATTTATCAATTTTTACCCATTGGCCTTGAATGTTCAGCTGTTATTATTAGTGGTGCAGAGACTTCAAGGGGCATATGTcaaattatttggttttattgCCTATGTTCAATTTACTTAGCAGCATAAAAAAGAAACACTAAAGGGATGTGCAATTCTTCCAAATTTTGGATTATAGACGAGAAATTGTATGTAATTAAATCCTTTTAATGGCTTTATATTGGGATGAAACTGAATCAAGCTCATCCCTAGAGCTTAGTGTGACAAGGAATGCAGGcaaacagtctttttttttttttgtctttttttttttttttactttcatgcTGTTGGATACAGACTTCTAGCTGGGTTTTCAATGACAagcctgctgcccctgggctgggctgggctcactGTgccccccacagcagcagccagcccagggcacctcTGCCAGCATCAGGACCACACTCAGTGCTGGGCTTCAGCATCCAGCTCACTGCCCCTTTGAGCCAGCCCCTTTGAGCCTGCCCAGAGGTGGCTCTTGATGCTCTTAACCCATCTCTGCTTTGGCCACCCATGTTTACTGCTCTgcacaggaggctgctgggggaaggcaggaaaggcagcagagctggaggacaGGTGTTCCTCCCTGGACATTGCATGGCACCTACAGAactgctgctccaggtgacaGGCAGAGAAGGGATGTGCTCCTTCCCTGTCGAAAGttgagctttttttcttccatctcaTTTCTGTTATCCTTTCCCACCAAATTTtaagggaatgggaatgaggaCAGCCAGTGCCCAAGACATATGTCTCCTGTCTTGCCCATCTATTCATCTCCCTTTCTATTGCTGCTGGCCCTCAGCTGTGCTTCTGTGGAGAAGTAACACAGCATGAAGCATTTTTCCATGAAAAGGTCCCAGCAATAGGTGTaatcagcagcagaaacagatgTTTCTGTCACATTTTGATTTACACCATAGTGTGTCAATACACAGTGGTTCACTCCTAAGTAACCAAAGATAGCAAGAATTCCAAGAAACTTCACAGTTCCTCATACAAAACCCCACATTAGCCTATTGAATATGGGCCTGCAGGAAGATGTTTGCTACCAACAAGGAGAGGATTTGGTGTTAGGCACCAGGGTCTGTCTCGGAGCGCATGGAGCCAGGAGCATACATCCCAATGCTGGCAAACATTGTCTCCCCACTCTGCCATGGGCTCTGCCACTAATGAACAACCATCAGACAATTTTATATTGATCTTCATTAACTTTATAATGCCAGGCCTCAAACTGCAGCAGACCACGAGGGCAGAGGCTCAGGTGGTATTTCTTGCATGCCCCCATCATGCCTTGTTCACCCCCACAGGTCAAGCCATGAGACAAGCAATTTTGTGCCAGCTGAGGAAGAGTAAGTTTTCTTGAATCACAACatggatgggatttttttttattttaatccacATCCCAAAGGTTGTTTGGCAGCCTGTACaaaaatacattgaaaaaagaaatccccacctaaatttaaggaaaatttttctttatctcaCTTCACTAGAAGCAGAGCTTCACCCATATTTACAGATCACATGTCTCTGACTCTCTGGCCAAATGGGTATTTCTTGAGAGAAATCTAATTTGAGACCATTCCCATGCTTTTACATGGAAAAATCCCAGCCTCAGTTCTTTCCACTGAAAACATCAGTACTTTGAGACCTATACCAAGGCTTCACCTTGGCATTTACATTGCAGTAGGAGCCTTTCCTCCCATCTTCACAACCTGTCCATTAACAGCATCTTTTAGATACAGTGTATTGAGGAACACCAACATTACTGAAGCTTCTTCTGAACAACtgcattgtaaaaaaaaaaccagtcagTGAACAAATGTGTCATGAAAGAGGAGCACTCAGACACCCTAGTAACTAAAGGTATCTGAGGTTGAATGCATTCAAGTGAAATTTCCAGCTTAAAAGCAGTTGTCTGAACTCATTTCTTGTTTAAGAGCAATAAGGGATTAATTTTATCTCTGTATCAATTACTTCAATATTTGGATATATCTGTCAAACAAAGATAGACGTGAGAAAACGAAGCACCGCTTACTCAGATAAGGAGAACTTTCTTCATGTGAGTAATAATTAAACAATATTACTCCAAAGCCAGTTTCCATAACTAATTTTGCTCTTGAAGTGAGTGTTTAGTAGTCTGCATCTATCTCCAGCCATCTAGGTGCCAGATGTAGATTTCCTTTTGGACCACTCATCTCTGAAAACTGAAGATGCACATGATCCCTTAAATAAATATGACATGAACATCACAGGGGTTTGCCTGCACTTTTAGCACATCAGAATGTTTCTTGGAGCAAAGGTATCTGTACCAGGACTATTCTCCAGTATTTTTACCCCTCCATATTTAATTattaacaaataaatatttttgtttctccacATTATTTTGTGGCCTTTTAGTACCTTAAGGAGGCTTGCAAAATGGAaggaaagtgattttttttcc
This Haemorhous mexicanus isolate bHaeMex1 chromosome 1, bHaeMex1.pri, whole genome shotgun sequence DNA region includes the following protein-coding sequences:
- the STMN2 gene encoding stathmin-2, with product MAKTAMAYKEKMKELSMLSLICSCFYPEPRNMNIYKYDDMEVKQINKRASGQAFELILKPPSPVSEAPRTLASPKKKELSLEEIQKKLEAAEERRKSQEAQVLKHLAEKREHEREVLQKALEENNNFSKMAEEKLILKMEQIKENREANLAALIERLQEKERHAAEVRRNKELQVELSG